In Xyrauchen texanus isolate HMW12.3.18 chromosome 14, RBS_HiC_50CHRs, whole genome shotgun sequence, the following are encoded in one genomic region:
- the lypd6 gene encoding ly6/PLAUR domain-containing protein 6 isoform X4 yields MKPWPIMAWGLMLTAITGWIKNAQSRDFTEKDIIFLHPSTTPYPGGFKCFTCEDAPDNYECNRWAPDLYCPRESRYCYTHHKMIWDGTTVSVTKRCVALEDCLATGCTEIDHEGNKVCTACCEGNICNMPLPQNETDAIFATTSPINKSMRPAQSHVLLLSFCIISLMLHSIN; encoded by the exons ATGAAACCCTGGCCTATTATGGCCTGGGGCCTAATGCTGACCGCCATCACTGGCTGGATAAAAAATGCTCAATCAAGGGACTTTACAGAAAAAGACATAATTTTCCTCCATCCCTCAA CAACCCCATATCCAGGAGGATTTAAATGCTTTACTTGTGAAGATGCACCTGACAACTATGAATGCAATCGCTGGGCTCCAGATTTGTACTGTCCAAGAG AGAGCAGATATTGCTACACACATCATAAGATGATCTGGGATGGGACCACAGTGTCAGTCACAAAGCGTTGTGTGGCACTGGAAGACTGTCTTGCAACAGGGTGCACTGAGATAGATCATGAAGGAAACAAG GTGTGCACAGCCTGTTGTGAAGGGAACATCTGTAACATGCCCCTCCCACAAAACGAGACTGACGCCATCTTTGCCACCACATCCCCCATTAACAAGAGCATGCGACCGGCACAGAGTCATGTGCTGCTGCTTTCTTTCTGTATCATCAGCCTGATGCTCCACAGTATTAACTGA
- the lypd6 gene encoding ly6/PLAUR domain-containing protein 6 isoform X3, giving the protein MKPWPIMAWGLMLTAITGWIKNAQSRDFTEKDIIFLHPSSKPTPYPGGFKCFTCEDAPDNYECNRWAPDLYCPRESRYCYTHHKMIWDGTTVSVTKRCVALEDCLATGCTEIDHEGNKVCTACCEGNICNMPLPQNETDAIFATTSPINKSMRPAQSHVLLLSFCIISLMLHSIN; this is encoded by the exons ATGAAACCCTGGCCTATTATGGCCTGGGGCCTAATGCTGACCGCCATCACTGGCTGGATAAAAAATGCTCAATCAAGGGACTTTACAGAAAAAGACATAATTTTCCTCCATCCCTCAAGTAAGC CAACCCCATATCCAGGAGGATTTAAATGCTTTACTTGTGAAGATGCACCTGACAACTATGAATGCAATCGCTGGGCTCCAGATTTGTACTGTCCAAGAG AGAGCAGATATTGCTACACACATCATAAGATGATCTGGGATGGGACCACAGTGTCAGTCACAAAGCGTTGTGTGGCACTGGAAGACTGTCTTGCAACAGGGTGCACTGAGATAGATCATGAAGGAAACAAG GTGTGCACAGCCTGTTGTGAAGGGAACATCTGTAACATGCCCCTCCCACAAAACGAGACTGACGCCATCTTTGCCACCACATCCCCCATTAACAAGAGCATGCGACCGGCACAGAGTCATGTGCTGCTGCTTTCTTTCTGTATCATCAGCCTGATGCTCCACAGTATTAACTGA
- the lypd6 gene encoding ly6/PLAUR domain-containing protein 6 isoform X1, whose amino-acid sequence MKPWPIMAWGLMLTAITGWIKNAQSRDFTEKDIIFLHPSSKPTPYPGGFKCFTCEDAPDNYECNRWAPDLYCPRESRYCYTHHKMIWDGTTVSVTKRCVALEDCLATGCTEIDHEGNKWNWHPCTTHHAPHQEREPHIIATRRRLPHVTLLSLATGPIWSLESLSTPWIRTHDSRGGTRRQYSLSYPRPHLK is encoded by the exons ATGAAACCCTGGCCTATTATGGCCTGGGGCCTAATGCTGACCGCCATCACTGGCTGGATAAAAAATGCTCAATCAAGGGACTTTACAGAAAAAGACATAATTTTCCTCCATCCCTCAAGTAAGC CAACCCCATATCCAGGAGGATTTAAATGCTTTACTTGTGAAGATGCACCTGACAACTATGAATGCAATCGCTGGGCTCCAGATTTGTACTGTCCAAGAG AGAGCAGATATTGCTACACACATCATAAGATGATCTGGGATGGGACCACAGTGTCAGTCACAAAGCGTTGTGTGGCACTGGAAGACTGTCTTGCAACAGGGTGCACTGAGATAGATCATGAAGGAAACAAG tGGAattggcatccatgcacaactcaccatgcgccccaccaagagcgagaaccacacattatagcaaccaggaggaggttaccccatgtgactctactctccctagcaaccgggccaatttggtcacttgagtcactcagcacgccctggattcgaactcacgactccaggggtggtactcGGCGTCAATACTCCCTGAGTTACCCACGCCCCCACTTGAAGTGA
- the lypd6 gene encoding ly6/PLAUR domain-containing protein 6 isoform X2: MKPWPIMAWGLMLTAITGWIKNAQSRDFTEKDIIFLHPSTTPYPGGFKCFTCEDAPDNYECNRWAPDLYCPRESRYCYTHHKMIWDGTTVSVTKRCVALEDCLATGCTEIDHEGNKWNWHPCTTHHAPHQEREPHIIATRRRLPHVTLLSLATGPIWSLESLSTPWIRTHDSRGGTRRQYSLSYPRPHLK, from the exons ATGAAACCCTGGCCTATTATGGCCTGGGGCCTAATGCTGACCGCCATCACTGGCTGGATAAAAAATGCTCAATCAAGGGACTTTACAGAAAAAGACATAATTTTCCTCCATCCCTCAA CAACCCCATATCCAGGAGGATTTAAATGCTTTACTTGTGAAGATGCACCTGACAACTATGAATGCAATCGCTGGGCTCCAGATTTGTACTGTCCAAGAG AGAGCAGATATTGCTACACACATCATAAGATGATCTGGGATGGGACCACAGTGTCAGTCACAAAGCGTTGTGTGGCACTGGAAGACTGTCTTGCAACAGGGTGCACTGAGATAGATCATGAAGGAAACAAG tGGAattggcatccatgcacaactcaccatgcgccccaccaagagcgagaaccacacattatagcaaccaggaggaggttaccccatgtgactctactctccctagcaaccgggccaatttggtcacttgagtcactcagcacgccctggattcgaactcacgactccaggggtggtactcGGCGTCAATACTCCCTGAGTTACCCACGCCCCCACTTGAAGTGA